One segment of Leptodactylus fuscus isolate aLepFus1 chromosome 7, aLepFus1.hap2, whole genome shotgun sequence DNA contains the following:
- the IL17C gene encoding LOW QUALITY PROTEIN: interleukin-17C (The sequence of the model RefSeq protein was modified relative to this genomic sequence to represent the inferred CDS: inserted 1 base in 1 codon) → MSQYEDQSRTQLSIQYQTRSXTPAARSRLRENPAATMHSQWVVLLVALCAISTCYTRHMKNNNHHSHHNHHGIHCFSNKELRNSPSEVVDHFVRSRMSWERYSAVNLVQQLEKNENKNKRRKRTPVSTCPKLETLIEGEGTHQRSISPWKYTIDIDENRYPQKLAFAQCLCNHCISSETGKETASLNSVMVTQTMQVLRRKTCPHNSALSTFELEYISVPVACTCTVPRE, encoded by the exons ATGTCACAGTATGAGGACCAAAGCAGAACTCAACTGAGCATCCAATACCAGACCAGAT TTACACCTGCTGCAAGATCAAGACTCAGGGAGAACCCAGCAGCCACTATGCACAGTCAG TGGGTTGTCTTATTGgtggcactttgtgctattagTACTTGCTATACAAGGCATATGAAGAATAATAACCATCATAGCCACCATAACCATCATGGTATACACTGCTTCAGTAACAAAGAACTGAGAAATTCACCATCAGAGGTTGTGGATCACTTTGTCAGGAGTAGAATGAGTTGGGAAAGATACTCCGCAGTGAATCTGGTACAACAGCTGGAAAAAAAtgagaataaaaataaaagacgCAAGAGAACCCCAGTATCTACCTGCCCAAAACTGGAGACTTTGATAGAAGGTGAAGGCACACATCAGCGCTCCATCTCACCCTGGAAATACAC GATCGATATTGATGAGAATCGCTATCCACAGAAGCTGGCATTCGCTCAATGCCTTTGCAATCACTGTATCAGCTCAGAAACTGGGAAGGAGACGGCATCCCTGAATTCTGTGATGGTCACGCAGACAATGCAGGTTTTGCGTAGGAAGACCTGTCCCCACAACTCCGCTTTGTCCACCTTTGAGTTGGAGTACATAAGCGTCCCAGTGGCCTGCACCTGCACTGTGCCACGCGAATAA